The Winogradskyella schleiferi genome has a window encoding:
- the aspS gene encoding aspartate--tRNA ligase, with protein sequence MYRSHNCGELRASHNNTEVTLSGWVQGVRDKGFMIYIDLRDRYGITQLYFDEERTPKVIMEKASKLGREFVIQVKGKVIERASKNPNIPTGDIEVLVSELTVLNKSIVPPFTIEDKTDGGDDLRMKYRYLDIRRNPVKNSLIFRAKVTQAVRNYLSNDGFIEVETPYLIKSTPEGARDFVVPSRMNEGQFYALPQSPQTFKQLLMVGGMDKYFQIVKCFRDEDLRADRQPEFTQIDCEMAFVEQEDILNVFEGLTRHLLKEVNGVEVEKFPRLLYDDAMRLYGNDKPDIRFGMEFGELNEVAQHKDFGVFNNAELVVGIAVPGGNSYTRKEIDKLIDWIKRPQVGALGMVYCRVNEDGSFKSSVDKFYDQEDLAKWAEVTGAKAGDLICVLSGDTNKVRAQLSALRMELAERLGLRDPKVFAPLWVVDFPLLELDEETGHYHAMHHPFTSPKPGQIELLDTHPGDVKANAYDLVLNGNEIGGGSIRIHDKATQAIMLKHLGFSEEEAKAQFGFLMDAFEYGAPPHGGIAFGLDRLVAILGGQETIRDFIAFPKNNNGRDVMIDAPAPIDDEQLKELSLKLNLKS encoded by the coding sequence ATGTATAGAAGTCATAATTGTGGTGAATTAAGAGCATCACACAACAATACAGAAGTTACACTATCCGGTTGGGTTCAGGGTGTTCGCGATAAAGGATTTATGATCTATATCGATCTCCGTGATCGTTATGGCATCACGCAATTATATTTTGATGAAGAGCGTACGCCAAAAGTCATTATGGAAAAAGCGTCGAAATTGGGACGTGAATTTGTGATTCAGGTGAAGGGAAAAGTCATTGAACGTGCTTCAAAAAACCCTAATATTCCCACTGGAGATATTGAAGTTTTAGTTTCAGAACTAACTGTTTTGAACAAATCTATTGTTCCGCCTTTTACCATTGAAGACAAAACCGATGGTGGAGATGATTTACGCATGAAATATCGTTATTTGGATATTCGTCGAAATCCTGTAAAAAACAGTCTAATTTTTAGAGCAAAAGTGACTCAAGCCGTTAGAAATTATTTATCTAATGATGGTTTTATTGAAGTTGAAACACCATATTTAATTAAATCCACACCAGAAGGCGCAAGAGATTTTGTAGTGCCTTCCCGTATGAATGAAGGTCAGTTTTATGCGCTTCCACAATCGCCTCAAACCTTCAAACAGCTATTGATGGTTGGTGGCATGGATAAATATTTTCAAATTGTTAAGTGTTTTAGGGATGAAGATTTACGTGCAGACAGACAACCTGAATTCACACAAATAGATTGTGAAATGGCTTTTGTAGAGCAAGAAGATATTTTAAATGTGTTTGAAGGATTGACACGTCATTTACTCAAAGAAGTCAATGGTGTTGAAGTCGAAAAATTCCCACGACTACTTTATGACGATGCGATGCGCTTGTATGGAAACGACAAACCAGATATTAGATTTGGGATGGAGTTTGGAGAACTGAACGAAGTGGCACAACACAAAGATTTTGGGGTTTTTAATAATGCTGAATTAGTTGTTGGTATTGCGGTTCCAGGTGGTAACTCATATACAAGAAAAGAAATTGATAAGTTAATCGATTGGATAAAGCGTCCGCAAGTTGGTGCTTTGGGTATGGTTTATTGCCGAGTAAATGAGGATGGTAGTTTTAAATCTTCCGTAGATAAATTTTACGATCAGGAGGATTTAGCAAAATGGGCAGAAGTTACAGGAGCTAAAGCTGGCGATTTAATCTGTGTTTTATCAGGAGACACCAATAAAGTAAGAGCGCAACTAAGTGCCTTGCGTATGGAATTGGCGGAACGTTTAGGCCTAAGAGACCCGAAAGTATTTGCACCACTTTGGGTAGTCGATTTCCCATTATTGGAACTCGATGAAGAAACGGGTCATTACCATGCCATGCACCACCCATTTACGTCCCCAAAACCTGGACAAATAGAATTATTGGACACCCATCCAGGCGACGTAAAAGCTAACGCATACGATTTGGTTTTAAACGGAAATGAGATTGGTGGAGGATCTATTAGAATCCATGATAAAGCAACCCAAGCCATAATGCTTAAACATTTGGGCTTTAGCGAAGAAGAGGCCAAAGCACAATTTGGCTTCCTAATGGATGCTTTTGAGTATGGCGCACCACCACATGGAGGTATTGCGTTTGGACTAGATCGATTGGTTGCCATTTTAGGAGGCCAAGAAACGATTCGGGATTTTATAGCCTTCCCAAAAAACAATAATGGCAGAGATGTGATGATCGATGCACCTGCACCAATTGATGATGAACAACTTAAAGAATTGAGTTTGAAACTTAATTTGAAATCTTAA
- a CDS encoding efflux RND transporter permease subunit translates to MSKKTKKNTEKEFGFSSWAINNKTTMFVLIAVFFYLGVSAFFSMPRENFPEVNETKIYVSTVYPGNTAEDIEKLIIDPLEDKLKTVSNVVETTSTSQEDYGMLVVEFDENITVEQALQKVKDEIDTETSNEDWPTFNGAKVEPDVFELSLSEEMPILNINISGDYPVEKLKDFAEYLQDEIEDLQEIKKADIRGAQEKEVEVAVDIYKMMAAKVTFSDILGAISNGNVTQSAGNLKTSGQRRTIRIIGEIDEPSELENFVVKAENGNAIYLKDVATVSFEEEDNTTYARKSGKPVVMLDVKKRAGKNMVAAAEQIQVIVEDAVSNVFPADLEVSITNDQSEKTIGQVDDLVNNIIFGVILVVTVLMFFLGFKNALFVGFAIPMSMFMSLMILSLIGYSLNTMVLFGLIMGLGMLVDNGIVVVENVYRLMEEEGMSRIEAAKKGIGEIAFPIIISTLTTVAAFVPLGLWPGIMGEFMKILPITLSIVLGSSLFVAIFFNSVLVSRYMTIEDKDMPLKQIIKTSSIVAVIGLLILLFGGAYRGLGTIMIFTAIMMWAYRFFIRKWANNFQNKTLVKLESWYEGQLRWALTKRKPYVLSIGTVLLLIAAFVAFGISLSTQRTKVEFFPDNKPNQIIVYIEYPEGTAIEKTNAITKQIEERVSDVINQSQYMDGDRNFMVESAVSQVGEGAGNPQTDMGSAAEMPHKAKITASMREYKYRRGEDSELLRQKVQEALVGIYPGVLISVEKDANGPPAGSPINIEIEGNDYNELINTAERMREYINSKNVAGIDELKIDVNKDKPTMLVQIDREKAGELGVSANQIGSQLRNSIFGAKAGIYKEAGDDFDIYVRFNEANRYNTSALFNQNITFRDNTGQIKEIPLSAVANHKNNSGFNAIKHKDTKRVVTVYSALAPGYTDAGAIVTQIQNEMKSFEGLPDDIHIDYTGQIEEQNKQMAFLMGAFFTGLGLIFFILIFQFNSVSKPAIIMIAIFLSFIGVFGGIVLSGSAFVIMMTMVGIISLAGIVVNNGVVLLDYAQLLIDRKKNQLDLDDDEYLSNDDLFESIVKAGKARLRPVLLTAITTILGLIPLAIGLNINFFTLFAEFDPNIYMGGDNVVFWGPLAWTVIYGLLVATFLTLIVVPILLFLSVQLKMWIRLKFTSQSLRASEAETITEIEDSSTIAIEN, encoded by the coding sequence ATGAGTAAAAAAACTAAAAAAAATACCGAAAAAGAATTTGGATTTTCGTCTTGGGCAATAAACAATAAAACCACAATGTTTGTGCTTATTGCTGTCTTTTTCTACTTAGGTGTTTCTGCTTTCTTTAGTATGCCGAGAGAGAATTTCCCTGAGGTAAACGAAACCAAAATCTACGTGAGTACGGTTTACCCTGGAAATACGGCCGAGGACATTGAGAAATTAATCATAGACCCTTTAGAAGATAAACTGAAAACGGTGAGTAATGTGGTTGAAACCACTTCTACGTCTCAAGAAGATTATGGGATGTTGGTTGTAGAGTTTGATGAAAACATTACCGTAGAACAAGCTTTACAAAAGGTAAAAGATGAAATTGATACAGAAACATCCAATGAAGATTGGCCAACCTTCAATGGTGCCAAAGTAGAACCAGATGTTTTTGAATTGAGTCTTTCTGAAGAAATGCCGATTCTCAACATTAATATTTCCGGCGATTATCCCGTTGAAAAATTAAAGGATTTTGCAGAATATCTTCAAGATGAAATTGAGGATTTACAGGAAATTAAAAAAGCAGATATTAGAGGTGCTCAGGAAAAAGAGGTTGAAGTTGCCGTGGATATCTATAAAATGATGGCAGCCAAGGTCACCTTTAGTGATATTCTTGGTGCTATTAGCAATGGGAATGTGACACAATCCGCAGGAAATTTAAAAACCAGCGGCCAACGTAGGACCATAAGGATTATCGGCGAAATTGATGAGCCTTCAGAATTGGAAAACTTTGTCGTTAAAGCAGAAAATGGCAATGCCATCTATCTAAAAGATGTGGCAACTGTTTCTTTTGAGGAAGAAGATAATACAACCTATGCCAGAAAATCTGGTAAGCCTGTAGTGATGCTAGATGTGAAGAAACGAGCAGGTAAAAATATGGTGGCTGCTGCAGAACAAATACAAGTCATTGTTGAAGACGCAGTTAGCAATGTTTTTCCTGCAGATCTTGAAGTAAGTATCACTAACGACCAATCAGAAAAGACAATAGGACAGGTGGATGATTTGGTAAACAATATCATCTTTGGTGTAATTTTGGTAGTTACCGTTTTAATGTTCTTTTTAGGATTTAAAAACGCGCTTTTCGTTGGGTTTGCCATACCAATGTCCATGTTTATGTCTTTAATGATATTAAGTCTTATTGGCTATAGCTTAAATACCATGGTGCTTTTTGGGTTGATTATGGGACTGGGAATGCTGGTGGACAATGGTATCGTGGTAGTTGAAAATGTCTATAGGTTAATGGAAGAGGAAGGCATGAGCCGGATTGAAGCTGCCAAAAAAGGTATTGGGGAAATTGCGTTTCCTATCATCATTTCTACATTAACTACGGTTGCTGCCTTTGTACCATTAGGACTTTGGCCTGGAATTATGGGTGAATTCATGAAAATTTTGCCTATAACTTTATCCATTGTTTTAGGATCTTCACTATTCGTTGCCATTTTTTTCAATTCGGTTTTAGTATCGCGTTACATGACTATTGAAGACAAGGACATGCCCTTAAAACAAATTATTAAAACCAGCTCAATTGTTGCTGTTATAGGTTTACTTATCTTATTGTTTGGTGGCGCCTACAGAGGCTTGGGTACCATTATGATATTTACAGCTATTATGATGTGGGCTTATCGCTTTTTCATCAGAAAATGGGCTAATAATTTTCAAAACAAAACACTTGTAAAACTAGAATCTTGGTACGAGGGTCAATTGCGTTGGGCATTAACCAAAAGAAAGCCTTATGTATTAAGTATCGGGACCGTTTTATTACTGATTGCAGCATTTGTTGCCTTCGGAATTTCACTTTCGACCCAACGTACAAAAGTAGAGTTTTTTCCAGACAATAAGCCCAATCAGATTATTGTTTACATTGAATATCCTGAAGGTACAGCCATAGAAAAAACCAATGCCATTACCAAACAGATTGAAGAACGGGTTTCCGATGTCATTAATCAAAGCCAGTATATGGATGGCGACCGAAACTTCATGGTAGAGAGTGCAGTTTCACAAGTTGGTGAAGGTGCAGGAAACCCACAAACGGATATGGGCTCTGCAGCAGAAATGCCGCACAAAGCCAAAATCACAGCGTCTATGCGCGAATACAAATACAGACGTGGAGAAGACAGTGAATTGTTACGTCAAAAAGTACAAGAAGCTTTAGTTGGTATTTATCCAGGTGTTTTAATTTCAGTTGAAAAAGATGCGAACGGACCACCTGCTGGTTCGCCAATTAATATTGAAATTGAAGGCAATGATTACAACGAGCTCATTAATACAGCTGAAAGAATGCGCGAGTATATCAATTCTAAAAATGTGGCTGGTATTGACGAACTGAAAATAGATGTGAATAAGGACAAGCCGACCATGCTAGTTCAAATTGACCGAGAAAAAGCAGGTGAATTAGGTGTTAGTGCCAACCAAATTGGTAGTCAATTACGGAATTCAATATTTGGAGCTAAAGCCGGAATTTACAAGGAAGCTGGTGATGATTTTGATATTTATGTGCGATTTAATGAAGCAAATAGATACAATACGAGCGCCTTATTTAACCAGAACATAACCTTTAGGGACAATACAGGCCAGATTAAGGAAATTCCGTTATCTGCCGTAGCAAACCATAAAAATAATTCAGGATTTAATGCCATTAAGCATAAAGACACCAAACGTGTCGTTACCGTATATTCTGCATTAGCACCAGGTTATACTGATGCTGGAGCTATTGTGACACAGATTCAGAATGAAATGAAAAGTTTTGAAGGCTTGCCAGATGATATTCATATTGATTACACTGGTCAGATCGAAGAGCAAAACAAGCAAATGGCTTTTTTGATGGGTGCCTTCTTTACTGGACTTGGACTGATTTTCTTCATTCTTATATTTCAATTTAACTCAGTTTCAAAACCAGCAATTATCATGATTGCCATTTTCCTGAGTTTTATTGGTGTTTTTGGTGGTATCGTCCTTTCGGGTAGCGCATTCGTTATTATGATGACGATGGTTGGTATCATTTCATTGGCCGGAATTGTGGTAAATAATGGTGTGGTGCTTCTAGATTATGCACAACTTTTAATTGACCGAAAGAAAAATCAACTCGATTTAGATGACGATGAGTATTTATCCAATGACGATCTTTTTGAAAGTATCGTAAAGGCAGGTAAGGCACGTTTAAGACCCGTTTTATTAACGGCTATTACTACAATTTTAGGTCTTATTCCTTTAGCCATTGGACTAAATATTAACTTCTTTACACTTTTCGCTGAGTTTGACCCTAACATTTATATGGGAGGAGATAATGTGGTGTTTTGGGGACCTTTAGCTTGGACTGTTATTTACGGATTACTTGTGGCTACATTCTTAACTTTAATAGTAGTGCCAATTCTATTGTTTTTAAGCGTACAACTTAAAATGTGGATAAGATTGAAATTTACATCGCAATCACTAAGAGCTTCTGAAGCTGAAACGATTACCGAAATCGAAGACAGTTCCACAATTGCAATTGAGAATTAA
- a CDS encoding efflux RND transporter periplasmic adaptor subunit → MKNIYSIFIITLLLTSCGGGQKNSTENVLESNSLETIRKKRGELVNEQEALNEQIKMLDEKIKTLDTTKHVPLITTFTAKTEKFEHVLELQGNVTTKNLLTITPEYNGILTHVYVKEGQKVRKGQVLAKIDDGGLSQQIAQLKIQSDLAKTTYERQKRLWDQNIGSEIQFLQAKSTYESQQEAVNQLQQQIAKTTVKAPFSGTIDDVITEQGSVVAAGQTPLMRIVNLDDMYIEVEVPESYVSNVVKGKKVQVELPVLGKTIDTEIRQVSDFINPANRTFTAEIEVPNKDKDIKPNLTARLKINDYTSENAILIPQSVISENAEGEQYVYVVSNKNAEDVGTAKRVIIETGKTQGDIIEVTNNLEPGAEIIKEGARSVKDGQSVEVIKYKEAGNE, encoded by the coding sequence ATGAAAAACATATATTCAATATTTATTATCACCTTACTTTTGACCTCTTGTGGAGGCGGACAGAAAAATTCCACAGAGAATGTGTTAGAAAGTAATAGTTTAGAAACCATAAGAAAAAAACGTGGCGAATTGGTCAATGAACAAGAAGCCCTGAACGAGCAAATAAAAATGCTCGATGAGAAAATTAAAACCTTAGATACTACCAAACACGTACCATTAATAACCACATTTACAGCTAAAACTGAAAAATTTGAACACGTTTTAGAGCTTCAAGGAAATGTGACCACAAAAAATCTATTAACTATTACACCTGAGTATAATGGTATTTTAACTCATGTTTATGTAAAAGAAGGTCAAAAAGTAAGAAAAGGGCAAGTGCTTGCCAAAATTGATGATGGTGGTTTAAGTCAGCAAATAGCTCAATTAAAAATTCAATCTGATTTAGCAAAAACGACTTATGAGCGTCAAAAACGTCTTTGGGATCAAAACATTGGGAGTGAAATTCAATTTTTACAGGCCAAATCAACCTATGAGTCGCAACAGGAAGCTGTTAATCAATTACAACAACAAATAGCCAAAACTACAGTGAAAGCTCCTTTTTCCGGTACTATCGACGATGTCATTACCGAACAGGGAAGCGTGGTAGCTGCAGGTCAAACACCACTGATGCGTATTGTTAACCTTGATGATATGTATATTGAGGTTGAAGTACCTGAAAGCTATGTGTCTAATGTTGTAAAAGGTAAAAAAGTACAAGTAGAACTTCCTGTGTTAGGAAAAACTATAGATACAGAAATTCGTCAAGTGAGTGATTTTATTAATCCTGCCAATCGAACCTTTACAGCTGAGATTGAAGTGCCTAATAAAGACAAAGACATCAAACCCAATCTTACAGCACGCTTAAAAATTAACGATTACACTAGTGAAAATGCCATTTTAATTCCGCAGAGTGTCATTTCCGAAAATGCTGAAGGTGAGCAATATGTCTATGTAGTTTCCAATAAAAATGCCGAAGATGTCGGTACGGCAAAACGTGTCATTATTGAAACAGGCAAAACGCAAGGCGATATTATAGAAGTCACAAACAATCTGGAACCAGGTGCCGAAATCATTAAAGAAGGTGCAAGAAGTGTAAAAGATGGACAATCCGTAGAAGTTATCAAATATAAAGAAGCAGGTAATGAGTAA